In Kitasatospora sp. NA04385, a single genomic region encodes these proteins:
- the mltG gene encoding endolytic transglycosylase MltG produces the protein MTDPYTAPGLTPGHLGAPVVEPEGAPPGLPYGIEPPDPQQVRTGAACCLSVAGLLGVVMAAALALFVLWPEGKKPAADYPGGGTGQVQVSVAQGASLTQIGKVLTAKHVVASTRAFTEAAAQSPAGSNIHPGTYTLKERMSAVSALNVLLDPANANALTIPEGWRSTQVFAAIDTRLGLKAGTTKAAAEQHLADLGLPADAAGHLEGYLYPATYPVTGDSTPLTLLQDMVKEADGNLGGPAVADAATANGVTPYGLLAVASLAQAEADNPEDMAKVARVVYNRLAKKMPLQLDSTINYALGRSTLTTTQDDTRLDSPFNTYAHPGLPPTPIGNPGRDALRAAVHPADGDWLYFVTVQPGDTRFTDSEEQQRKNVEEFNAYRAQHASPQPSATASP, from the coding sequence GTGACCGACCCGTACACCGCGCCCGGACTCACCCCCGGCCACCTCGGTGCCCCCGTCGTCGAGCCCGAGGGCGCCCCGCCCGGCCTGCCGTACGGCATCGAACCGCCGGACCCGCAGCAGGTCCGCACCGGCGCCGCGTGCTGCCTGAGCGTGGCGGGGCTGCTGGGCGTGGTGATGGCGGCCGCGCTCGCGCTGTTCGTGCTCTGGCCCGAGGGCAAGAAGCCCGCCGCCGACTACCCCGGCGGCGGCACCGGCCAGGTGCAGGTGTCGGTGGCGCAGGGCGCCAGCCTCACCCAGATCGGCAAGGTGCTGACCGCCAAGCACGTGGTCGCCTCCACCCGGGCCTTCACCGAGGCCGCGGCCCAGAGCCCGGCCGGCAGCAACATCCACCCCGGCACGTACACCCTCAAGGAGCGGATGTCGGCGGTCTCGGCGCTCAACGTGCTGCTCGACCCGGCCAACGCCAACGCCCTGACCATCCCCGAGGGCTGGCGCTCCACCCAGGTGTTCGCCGCTATCGACACCCGGCTCGGCCTGAAGGCCGGCACCACCAAGGCCGCCGCCGAACAGCACCTCGCCGACCTGGGCCTGCCCGCCGACGCCGCCGGGCACCTGGAGGGCTACCTCTACCCCGCGACCTACCCGGTCACCGGCGACAGCACCCCGCTGACGCTGCTCCAGGACATGGTCAAGGAGGCCGACGGCAACCTCGGCGGCCCCGCCGTCGCCGACGCCGCCACCGCCAACGGCGTCACCCCCTACGGCCTGCTGGCCGTCGCCAGCCTCGCCCAGGCCGAGGCCGACAACCCCGAGGACATGGCCAAGGTCGCCCGGGTCGTCTACAACCGGCTCGCCAAGAAGATGCCGCTCCAGCTGGACTCCACCATCAACTACGCGCTCGGCCGCTCCACCCTCACCACCACCCAGGACGACACCCGGCTCGACTCCCCGTTCAACACCTACGCCCACCCCGGCCTGCCGCCCACCCCCATCGGCAACCCCGGCCGGGACGCGCTGCGCGCCGCCGTCCACCCCGCCGACGGTGACTGGCTGTACTTCGTCACCGTCCAGCCCGGGGACACCCGCTTCACCGACAGCGAGGAGCAGCAGCGCAAGAACGTCGAGGAGTTCAACGCCTACCGCGCCCAGCACGCCTCGCCCCAGCCCTCCGCCACCGCCTCCCCGTGA
- the ruvX gene encoding Holliday junction resolvase RuvX, protein MSGQPIEEKVFRRGRRIAVDVGDARIGVAVCDPDGLIATPVETVPAGGRSQARLKAITEEYDAIEVVVGLPRSLNGKEGPAAAKVREYAGRLAGLLYPVGVRLVDERMTTVTAAAGLRASGRSAKKGRSVIDQAAAVVILQSALETERVSGRAPGESVEPVV, encoded by the coding sequence GTGAGCGGGCAACCCATCGAGGAGAAGGTCTTCCGGCGCGGCCGGCGGATCGCCGTCGACGTGGGCGACGCCCGGATCGGGGTCGCGGTCTGCGACCCCGACGGGCTGATCGCCACGCCGGTGGAGACCGTCCCCGCCGGGGGCCGCTCGCAGGCCCGGCTGAAGGCGATCACCGAGGAGTACGACGCGATCGAGGTGGTGGTCGGCCTGCCGCGCTCGCTGAACGGCAAGGAGGGCCCGGCCGCCGCCAAGGTCCGCGAGTACGCGGGCCGGCTGGCCGGCCTGCTGTACCCCGTCGGGGTGCGGCTGGTGGACGAGCGGATGACCACCGTCACCGCCGCCGCCGGGCTGCGGGCCTCCGGGCGGTCCGCGAAGAAGGGCCGCTCGGTGATCGACCAGGCCGCGGCCGTGGTGATCCTGCAGTCGGCCCTTGAGACCGAACGGGTGAGCGGTCGGGCGCCCGGTGAGAGTGTCGAGCCGGTCGTCTGA
- the aroB gene encoding 3-dehydroquinate synthase, producing MSDSDIVRIQVAGSDGHAPYEVLIGHRLLGELAPLIGPKAKRVAVIHPEALEATGEAIREDLAAQGYEAIALQVPNAEDAKSAEVAAYCWSVLGQTGFTRSDVVVGLGGGSTTDLAGFVAASWLRGVRWISVPTTLLGMVDAAVGGKTGINIAEGKNMVGAFHPPAGVLADLGTLETLGKHDYVSGLAEVIKAGFIADPVILDLIEADPEAATTPAGPHTLELIRRAIQVKADVVSGDLKESGRREILNYGHTLGHAIERNERYKWRHGAAISIGMVFAAELGRLAGRLDDATADRHRAVLASVGLPLTYRADAWPKLLDAMKIDKKSRGDLLRFVVLDGLAKTSILEGPDPSVLVAAYGEVSG from the coding sequence ATGTCTGATTCGGACATCGTCAGGATCCAGGTCGCGGGCAGCGACGGCCACGCCCCCTACGAGGTGCTGATCGGCCACCGACTGCTCGGCGAACTCGCCCCGCTGATCGGCCCGAAGGCCAAGCGGGTCGCCGTCATCCACCCGGAGGCCCTGGAGGCCACCGGCGAGGCGATCCGCGAGGACCTCGCCGCCCAGGGCTACGAGGCCATCGCGCTACAGGTCCCGAACGCCGAGGACGCCAAGAGCGCCGAGGTCGCCGCGTACTGCTGGTCGGTGCTCGGCCAGACCGGCTTCACCCGCAGCGACGTGGTCGTCGGCCTCGGCGGCGGCTCCACCACCGACCTGGCCGGCTTCGTCGCCGCCAGCTGGCTGCGCGGGGTGCGCTGGATCTCGGTGCCCACCACGCTGCTCGGCATGGTCGACGCGGCCGTCGGCGGCAAGACCGGCATCAACATCGCCGAGGGCAAGAACATGGTCGGCGCCTTCCACCCGCCCGCGGGCGTGCTGGCCGACCTCGGCACCCTGGAGACGCTCGGCAAGCACGACTACGTCTCCGGCCTGGCCGAGGTGATCAAGGCCGGGTTCATCGCCGACCCGGTCATCCTCGACCTGATCGAGGCCGACCCCGAGGCCGCCACCACCCCGGCCGGCCCGCACACCCTGGAGCTGATCCGCCGGGCCATCCAGGTCAAGGCCGACGTGGTCTCCGGCGACCTGAAGGAATCCGGCCGCCGGGAGATCCTCAACTACGGCCACACCCTGGGCCACGCCATCGAGCGCAACGAGCGCTACAAGTGGCGGCACGGCGCGGCGATCTCCATCGGCATGGTGTTCGCCGCCGAACTCGGCCGCCTGGCCGGGCGGTTGGACGACGCCACGGCCGACCGCCACCGGGCTGTGCTGGCCTCCGTCGGCCTGCCGCTGACGTACCGGGCGGACGCCTGGCCCAAGCTGCTCGACGCCATGAAGATCGACAAGAAGTCGCGCGGCGACCTGCTCCGCTTCGTCGTCCTGGACGGCCTGGCCAAGACCTCCATCCTGGAGGGCCCGGACCCGTCCGTGCTGGTCGCCGCCTACGGGGAGGTCTCCGGATGA
- a CDS encoding ABC transporter ATP-binding protein, whose product METPENAPHLPEPALLEAAHVDVVRGGQYLLRDVSLTVRAGEHWAVLGANGAGKSTLLSLLGAVEHPTAGTVKVLGRQLGRVDVRELRAHLGHVNPRHPLRSPLTVRQVVLTGTTQTIEPDLWHKPTAEQLDHAEELIRTLGIAHRAENPWTTLSQGERGRVLIARALMPEPRLLLLDEPATGLDLTAREQLLESLDELRARYPEVASVLVTHHLEELPETTSHALLLRDGLTTAAGPATEVLTTELVSECFRHPIRIAHSEGRWSARTRRGTE is encoded by the coding sequence ATGGAGACACCGGAGAACGCGCCGCACCTGCCCGAGCCCGCCCTGCTGGAGGCCGCCCACGTCGACGTGGTGCGGGGTGGGCAGTACCTGTTGCGTGACGTGTCACTGACCGTCCGGGCCGGGGAGCACTGGGCGGTGCTCGGGGCCAACGGCGCGGGCAAGAGCACCCTGCTGTCGCTGCTCGGCGCCGTCGAGCACCCCACCGCCGGCACCGTGAAGGTGCTGGGACGGCAGCTCGGCCGGGTCGACGTCCGGGAGCTGCGCGCGCACCTCGGGCACGTCAACCCGCGCCACCCGCTGCGCTCCCCGCTGACGGTCCGCCAGGTCGTGCTGACCGGCACCACCCAGACCATCGAGCCCGACCTGTGGCACAAGCCCACCGCCGAACAGCTCGACCACGCCGAGGAGCTGATCCGCACCCTGGGCATCGCGCACCGCGCCGAGAACCCCTGGACCACGCTCTCCCAGGGCGAGCGCGGCCGCGTCCTGATCGCCCGCGCGCTGATGCCCGAACCCCGGCTGCTGCTACTCGACGAGCCCGCCACCGGGCTCGACCTCACCGCCCGCGAACAGCTCCTGGAGAGCCTGGACGAACTGCGCGCCCGCTACCCCGAGGTGGCGTCCGTGCTGGTCACCCACCACCTGGAGGAGCTCCCCGAGACCACCAGCCACGCCCTGCTGCTGCGCGACGGCCTGACCACCGCGGCCGGCCCCGCCACCGAGGTGCTGACCACCGAGCTGGTCTCCGAGTGCTTCCGCCACCCCATCCGGATCGCCCACAGCGAGGGCCGCTGGTCCGCCCGCACCCGCCGGGGCACCGAGTGA
- the mltG gene encoding endolytic transglycosylase MltG, with protein sequence MTDQSGRYGSQGDQPWYPGEQPQDPYGQQQFVQQQQQQQQPVQQQGMQGYPQQQGGPYAGQQQFVQQQPGMQGYPQQQMPQPGGSYGGQQQFVQQQQPVQQQGMQGYPQQQGGPSYGGQQQFVQQQGVPQGFPPGQQMAMGQGQPQQGGSYGGQQQFVQQQQQPMQGQGQGTPPQGFPAAGQAQPQAPQQPVRQRPAPQAEQAGGPGPDGIDWEAEAAALDAGPSAARRAAEADRRADEDEDWAEDEYLDEEGDGDRSFFSEQDDSREAERKRKEKGKKSGRRNSGACLVVALVLLGGVGGAGWWGYGFYQDHFGPPPDFKGDGSGSVNITVKDGAGGDAIGKALLDAGVVKSVKAFSAEYEKDPRGRSIQPGIYTMKHQMSAAAAFKELVESNGGNALIIPEGLKAADIYKRIDGKLKLQAGTTAQVAKDQAGSLGLPDYANNNPEGFLWPTRYSVADGMKPEDLLKQMVANAVQKYGDLKLDEAAQKLGLKNAYEVVTEASILQAEGNNSEDFGKMARAMYNRLTTNVTGHKLGVDTTLQYSLGRTKLTDAEINDGSNKYNSYINPGLPPTPIGNPGEEALDAVLNPTPGNWAYWLAVSPTETKFAATDAEHAKNTQDWCISRGMKYDAKHVVCTS encoded by the coding sequence ATGACTGATCAGAGCGGGCGCTACGGCTCCCAGGGCGACCAGCCGTGGTACCCCGGCGAACAACCCCAGGACCCGTACGGGCAGCAGCAGTTCGTCCAGCAGCAGCAGCAACAACAGCAGCCGGTGCAGCAGCAGGGCATGCAGGGCTACCCGCAGCAGCAGGGCGGCCCGTACGCCGGCCAGCAGCAGTTCGTCCAGCAGCAGCCGGGCATGCAGGGGTACCCGCAGCAGCAGATGCCGCAGCCGGGCGGCTCGTACGGCGGGCAGCAGCAGTTCGTCCAGCAGCAGCAGCCGGTGCAGCAGCAGGGCATGCAGGGGTACCCGCAGCAGCAGGGCGGCCCGTCGTACGGCGGCCAGCAGCAGTTCGTCCAGCAGCAGGGCGTGCCGCAGGGCTTCCCGCCCGGCCAGCAGATGGCGATGGGGCAGGGCCAGCCGCAGCAGGGCGGTTCGTACGGCGGGCAGCAGCAGTTCGTCCAGCAGCAGCAACAGCCGATGCAGGGCCAGGGCCAGGGCACGCCGCCGCAGGGCTTCCCGGCCGCCGGTCAGGCGCAGCCGCAGGCCCCGCAGCAGCCGGTGCGGCAGCGGCCCGCGCCGCAGGCGGAGCAGGCCGGCGGCCCCGGGCCGGACGGGATCGACTGGGAGGCGGAGGCCGCGGCCCTCGACGCCGGGCCGTCCGCCGCGCGCCGGGCCGCGGAGGCCGACCGGCGGGCCGACGAGGACGAGGACTGGGCCGAGGACGAGTACCTCGACGAGGAGGGGGACGGCGACAGGTCGTTCTTCTCCGAGCAGGACGACTCCCGCGAGGCCGAGCGCAAGCGCAAGGAGAAGGGCAAGAAGTCGGGCCGCCGCAACAGCGGCGCCTGCCTGGTGGTCGCCCTGGTGCTGCTCGGCGGCGTGGGCGGCGCCGGCTGGTGGGGCTACGGCTTCTACCAGGACCACTTCGGCCCGCCGCCGGACTTCAAGGGCGACGGCAGCGGCTCGGTCAACATCACCGTCAAGGACGGCGCCGGCGGCGACGCGATCGGCAAGGCGCTGCTGGACGCCGGCGTGGTCAAGAGCGTCAAGGCGTTCAGCGCCGAGTACGAGAAGGACCCGCGCGGCCGCAGCATCCAGCCGGGCATCTACACCATGAAGCACCAGATGTCCGCGGCCGCGGCCTTCAAGGAGCTGGTGGAGTCCAACGGCGGCAACGCGCTGATCATCCCCGAGGGCCTGAAGGCCGCCGACATCTACAAGCGGATCGACGGGAAGCTCAAGCTCCAGGCGGGCACCACCGCCCAGGTCGCCAAGGACCAGGCGGGCAGCCTGGGCTTGCCCGACTACGCCAACAACAACCCGGAGGGCTTCCTCTGGCCGACCCGCTACTCGGTCGCCGACGGCATGAAGCCCGAGGACCTGCTCAAGCAGATGGTGGCCAACGCCGTCCAGAAGTACGGCGACCTGAAGCTGGACGAGGCGGCGCAGAAGCTCGGCCTGAAGAACGCGTACGAGGTGGTGACCGAGGCCAGCATCCTGCAGGCGGAGGGCAACAACTCCGAGGACTTCGGCAAGATGGCCCGGGCCATGTACAACCGGCTGACCACCAACGTCACCGGGCACAAGCTCGGAGTGGACACCACGCTGCAGTACTCGCTGGGCCGCACCAAGCTGACCGACGCGGAGATCAACGACGGGTCGAACAAGTACAACTCGTACATCAACCCCGGTCTGCCGCCGACCCCGATCGGCAACCCCGGTGAGGAGGCGCTCGACGCCGTCCTCAACCCGACGCCGGGCAACTGGGCCTACTGGCTGGCCGTTTCGCCGACGGAGACCAAGTTCGCGGCGACGGACGCCGAGCACGCCAAGAACACCCAGGACTGGTGCATCTCCCGCGGGATGAAGTACGACGCCAAGCACGTGGTCTGCACGTCCTGA
- the aroC gene encoding chorismate synthase codes for MGSLRWLTAGESHGPALVATLEGLPAGVPVTTAMVADALARRRLGYGRGARMKFEQDEVTFLGGVRHGETMGSPVAVMVGNTEWPKWEQVMSADPVDPEVLAGLARNEALTRPRPGHADLAGMQKYSIEEARPILERASARETAARVALGAVARSYLKETCGIEIVSHVVELAAAKAPAGVLPLPADEARLDEDPVRCLDADASKAMVAEIDQAHKDGDTLGGVVEVLAYGVPVGLGSHVHWDRRLDARLAAALMGIQAIKGVEVGDGFELARVPGSQAHDEIVPTPEGVKRTSGRSGGTEGGLSTGELLRVRAAMKPIATVPRALQTLDVRTGEPAKAHHQRSDVCAVPAAGIVAEAMVALVLADAVAEKFGGDNVSETRRNVESYLENLIIR; via the coding sequence GTGGGTAGCTTGCGCTGGCTCACGGCGGGGGAGTCGCACGGCCCCGCTCTGGTCGCGACGCTGGAGGGCCTGCCGGCCGGGGTGCCGGTCACCACCGCCATGGTGGCCGACGCGCTGGCCCGCCGGCGGCTCGGCTACGGCCGTGGCGCGCGGATGAAGTTCGAGCAGGACGAGGTGACCTTCCTCGGCGGTGTCCGGCACGGCGAGACCATGGGCTCCCCGGTGGCGGTCATGGTCGGCAACACCGAGTGGCCGAAGTGGGAGCAGGTCATGTCGGCCGACCCGGTCGACCCCGAGGTGCTCGCGGGCCTGGCCCGCAACGAGGCGCTGACCCGTCCGCGCCCCGGCCACGCCGACCTGGCGGGCATGCAGAAGTACTCGATCGAGGAGGCCCGGCCGATCCTGGAGCGCGCCAGCGCCCGGGAGACCGCGGCCCGGGTCGCGCTCGGTGCGGTCGCCCGCTCCTACCTCAAGGAGACCTGCGGCATCGAGATCGTCAGCCACGTGGTCGAGCTGGCCGCCGCCAAGGCCCCGGCCGGCGTGCTGCCGCTGCCCGCCGACGAGGCCCGCCTGGACGAGGACCCGGTGCGCTGCCTGGACGCCGACGCGTCCAAGGCGATGGTGGCCGAGATCGACCAGGCCCACAAGGACGGCGACACCCTCGGCGGCGTGGTCGAGGTGCTGGCGTACGGGGTGCCGGTCGGCCTCGGCTCGCACGTGCACTGGGACCGCCGCCTGGACGCCCGCCTCGCGGCCGCGCTGATGGGCATCCAGGCGATCAAGGGCGTCGAGGTCGGCGACGGCTTCGAGCTGGCCCGGGTGCCCGGCTCCCAGGCGCACGACGAGATCGTCCCGACGCCGGAGGGCGTCAAGCGCACCTCCGGCCGCTCCGGCGGCACCGAGGGCGGCCTGTCCACCGGCGAGCTGCTGCGGGTGCGCGCCGCGATGAAGCCGATCGCGACCGTCCCGCGCGCCCTGCAGACCCTGGACGTGCGCACCGGCGAGCCCGCCAAGGCGCACCACCAGCGCTCCGACGTGTGCGCCGTCCCGGCGGCCGGCATCGTCGCCGAGGCGATGGTGGCGCTGGTCCTGGCGGACGCGGTGGCGGAGAAGTTCGGCGGCGACAACGTCTCCGAGACCCGCCGCAACGTCGAGTCCTACCTCGAGAACCTGATCATCCGATGA
- a CDS encoding GNAT family N-acetyltransferase, with protein MTTAPAWTLRPATAADLEPLVELRARAMRPDLERLGRYDEHRVRQRMRDAYRPEHTRVVELAGPPSPAPAGCLALAPDERPGTLLLEHFYLDPALHGRGLGTAVLRRALARADAEGLAVRLNVLRGSPARRLYERHGFALEAEDQVDIYLHRTARTTRKAFT; from the coding sequence GTGACCACCGCCCCCGCCTGGACGCTGCGCCCCGCCACCGCCGCCGACCTGGAACCGCTGGTCGAGCTGCGGGCCCGGGCGATGCGCCCCGACCTGGAACGCCTCGGCCGCTACGACGAGCACCGCGTCCGGCAGCGGATGCGCGACGCGTACCGGCCCGAGCACACCCGGGTGGTCGAGCTGGCCGGGCCGCCGTCGCCCGCGCCGGCCGGCTGCCTGGCGCTCGCCCCCGACGAGCGGCCCGGCACCCTGCTGCTGGAGCACTTCTACCTCGACCCGGCGCTGCACGGCCGCGGCCTGGGCACCGCCGTGCTGCGCCGGGCGCTGGCCCGGGCGGACGCCGAGGGCCTGGCCGTCCGGTTGAACGTGCTGCGGGGCAGCCCGGCCCGGCGGCTGTACGAGCGGCACGGCTTCGCGCTGGAGGCCGAGGACCAGGTAGACATCTACCTGCACCGCACCGCCCGCACCACCCGAAAGGCCTTCACGTGA
- a CDS encoding shikimate dehydrogenase: MTTPHRAAVLGSPIAHSLSPVLHEAGYAALGLTDWRYGRYEIDESTLAEFVTGLDPAQWAGLSLTMPLKRAIRPLLDTVSDAARAVDAVNTVVIDRDGRRHGDNTDVPGLVNALRERGVERVGSAAVLGAGATASSALAALAQICDGEVTAYVRSAARAAEMRELGERLGVAVRTADWADGARALDGPLTVSTTPVGATDDFADRLTAAPGVLFDVLYHPWPTRLAAVCQERGGTVLGGLDLLVHQAVLQFERFTGVRRGPLARMRTAGEAALAH, translated from the coding sequence GTGACCACCCCGCACCGGGCCGCCGTGCTCGGCTCGCCGATCGCGCACTCGCTCTCCCCGGTCCTGCACGAGGCCGGCTACGCCGCACTCGGGCTCACCGACTGGCGGTACGGCCGGTACGAGATCGACGAATCGACACTGGCGGAATTCGTCACCGGGCTCGACCCCGCGCAGTGGGCCGGTCTGTCGCTGACCATGCCGCTCAAGCGGGCGATCCGCCCGCTGCTGGACACCGTCAGCGACGCCGCCCGCGCGGTGGACGCCGTCAACACCGTGGTGATCGACCGCGACGGGCGGCGGCACGGCGACAACACCGACGTCCCCGGCCTGGTCAACGCGCTGCGCGAGCGCGGCGTCGAGCGGGTCGGGTCGGCCGCGGTGCTCGGTGCCGGGGCCACCGCCTCCTCCGCGCTGGCCGCGCTGGCCCAGATCTGCGACGGCGAGGTGACCGCGTACGTGCGCAGCGCCGCGCGGGCCGCCGAGATGCGGGAGCTGGGGGAGCGGCTGGGCGTGGCGGTGCGCACCGCGGACTGGGCGGACGGCGCGCGGGCGCTGGACGGGCCGCTGACCGTCTCCACCACGCCGGTCGGGGCGACCGACGACTTCGCGGACCGGCTGACGGCGGCGCCCGGCGTGCTGTTCGACGTGCTGTACCACCCGTGGCCGACCAGGCTGGCCGCGGTCTGCCAGGAGCGCGGCGGCACCGTGCTGGGCGGGCTCGACCTGCTGGTGCACCAGGCGGTGCTGCAGTTCGAGCGGTTCACCGGCGTGCGGCGAGGCCCGCTGGCGAGGATGCGGACCGCCGGGGAGGCGGCGCTCGCGCACTGA
- a CDS encoding shikimate kinase — protein sequence MSLPVSGPAVVLVGPPGSGKSTVGRVLAERLGLPFRDTDTDIERTAGKPIPEIFVDEGEPHFRQLERDAVRAAATGYAGVLALGGGAVLAEETRALLAPLPVVFLEVALGDAVKRVGLDAPRPLLAVNPRARWRELMDARRPLYLEVATAVVDTQDRTPEQVADAVLEALEWKNPHV from the coding sequence ATGAGCCTGCCGGTGAGTGGGCCGGCCGTCGTGCTGGTCGGCCCGCCCGGCAGTGGCAAGTCCACCGTCGGGCGGGTCCTCGCCGAACGACTCGGCCTGCCGTTCCGCGACACCGACACCGACATCGAGCGGACCGCCGGCAAGCCCATCCCGGAGATCTTCGTCGACGAGGGCGAGCCGCACTTCCGGCAGCTGGAGCGGGACGCCGTCCGGGCCGCCGCCACCGGGTACGCCGGCGTGCTGGCGCTCGGCGGCGGCGCCGTGCTGGCCGAGGAGACCCGCGCGCTGCTCGCCCCGCTGCCCGTGGTCTTCCTGGAGGTGGCGCTCGGCGACGCGGTCAAGCGGGTCGGCCTGGACGCCCCCCGCCCGCTGCTCGCGGTCAACCCCCGGGCCCGCTGGCGCGAGCTGATGGACGCCCGCCGCCCGCTCTACCTGGAGGTCGCCACCGCCGTGGTCGACACCCAGGACCGCACGCCCGAGCAGGTCGCCGACGCCGTACTCGAAGCACTGGAGTGGAAGAACCCCCATGTCTGA